The DNA region TCATTCACCAGCTGCATGACCCAATTATACTTCTTTATCTCTCTTATGTGCACTGAATGTGTCCTCTTGGCTGtaatggcctatgaccgctatttAGCTGTGTGCCATCCCCTGCGCTACCCAGCCATCATGACCCACAAGTTGTGCTTTCAGCTGTCAATTCTCTCATGGGGAGGaggcttttctgtttccttggtCAAGGTGTCTTTTATTTCACACCTCACATTTTGTGGTCCACAAGTCATAAACCACTTCTTTTGTGACATCTCTCCAGTCCTGAACCTTTCCTGCTCTGACATGTCCCTTGCACAGACAGTGGACTTTGTATTAGCCTTGGTGATCCTGCTGATACCTCTCTTGATCATTGTTTTCTCTTATTGCTGTATCTTGTCAACTATCTTGTGTATGCCTTCAgcccagggaaggagaaaaaccttCTCCACTTGTACCTCCCATTTCACAGTAGTCATTCTCTTTTTCTCAGCCACTCTCTTCATGTATGCCAGGCCCAGGAGGATCCATTCATTCAACCTCAACAAAATAGTGTCTGTCTTTTATGCTGTATTCACTCCAGCACTGAACCCTCTAATATATTGTCTGAGGAACAAGGAGGTGAAAGAAATTCTGAGAAAGATCATAAACACTAGCTGCTCTGCACACCGATAAGTTCCTAGGCTAAGGATACAGAGGAACATAGACAGTAGTCAGAAGTTTCCTTCTTGAAATGTAATTGACTGAGACCACTACAGATTGTTCATTGCTGACTCAGTCATCACTGTCTTGCTGCACTGTAGTCTAGTAAGGAAGA from Opisthocomus hoazin isolate bOpiHoa1 chromosome 26, bOpiHoa1.hap1, whole genome shotgun sequence includes:
- the LOC104335059 gene encoding olfactory receptor 6B1, which translates into the protein MKNQTAVNEFILLGFSYGLQVQTLLYLVFLVTYMVTITENAIIIFVVKRNQRLQKPMYYFLGNLSFLEIWYVSVTLPRLLFGFWSQSMTISFTSCMTQLYFFISLMCTECVLLAVMAYDRYLAVCHPLRYPAIMTHKLCFQLSILSWGGGFSVSLVKVSFISHLTFCGPQVINHFFCDISPVLNLSCSDMSLAQTVDFVLALVILLIPLLIIVFSYCCILSTILCMPSAQGRRKTFSTCTSHFTVVILFFSATLFMYARPRRIHSFNLNKIVSVFYAVFTPALNPLIYCLRNKEVKEILRKIINTSCSAHR